One Solanum lycopersicum chromosome 4, SLM_r2.1 DNA window includes the following coding sequences:
- the LOC101262305 gene encoding serine/threonine-protein kinase STY46-like: protein MDLIEGVGENSSPPRSIGSCAVYDIKNDVYNRLVETGNPEAVTNPELLREHLDSHFARLPVSYGLDINVDKAEDVLLHQKILVRAKEPDNRPVYHVRFLENYWTRFDDAKGQDDFNDFMTSKAGGSLNDKGIRKGMNDFETFSKLEDLNLDVRKNFNDKEEILAEDSSRRHEVSCILVHEVIFSTIDKPKLLSQLSALLSDIGLNIREAHVFSTIDGYSLDVFVVDGWPVEDTKSLHEELGKAIARSEGTWSGSSHSRSAAEKVIIAQSKPEDWEIDKRLLKIGERIASGSCGDLYRGMYLGMDVAIKVLRSEHLNDTLEDEFAQEIAILKQVQHRNVVRFIGACTNSPHLCIITEFMPGGSLYEYLHKNHVVLKLSQLLSFAIDVCKGMEYLHQNNIIHRDLKAANLLMDSDNVVKVADFGVARFQNNGGVMTAETGTYRWMAPEIINHQPYDQKADVFSFAIVIWELLTAKVPYDTMTPLQAALGVRQGLRPELPENAHPRLLDLMQRCWVDIPSDRPSFSEIKVELELLLHEIENTIEASKGS from the exons ATGGATTTGATAGAAGGTGTAGGTGAGAATTCGTCACCGCCGAGGAGTATTGGGAGCTGTGCAGTGTATGATATTAAAAACGATGTGTATAATCGTCTTGTAGAAACTGGAAATCCTGAGGCAGTTACTAATCCGGAGCTGCTTCGTGAACACTTGGATTCTCACTTTGCTCGCTTGCCTGTTAG TTATGGGTTGGATATTAATGTGGATAAAGCGGAAGATGTGTTGTTGCATCAGAAGATTCTTGTTAGAGCAAAAGAACCCGATAACCGGCCTGTTTATCATGTCCGATTTTTAGAG AATTATTGGACTAGATTTGATGATGCAAAGGGTCAGGATGACTTCAATGATTTTATGACTTCAAAGGCAGGTGGAAGCTTAAATGATAAAGGGATAAG GAAGGGTATGAATGACTTTGAAACTTTCTCTAAGCTTGAGGACCTAAATTTGGATGTTAGGAAGAATTTTAATGACAAAGAAGAAATTCTAGCAGAAGATTCTAGCCGAAG GCATGAAGTTTCATGTATTCTAGTCCATGAAGTTATCTTTTCCACCATTGACAAACCCAAGCTTCTTAGTCAG CTCTCTGCTTTACTTTCTGACATAGGGCTTAATATCCGAGAAGCTCATGTTTTCTCAACAATTGATGGGTACTCATTAGATGTATTTGTGGTGGATGGATGGCCTGTTGAG GATACAAAGTCTTTGCATGAAGAATTGGGGAAAGCGATTGCCAGAAGTGAG GGAACGTGGTCAGGTTCATCTCATTCTAGGTCAGCTGCTGAAAAAGTTATAATCGCACAATCAAAACCCGAGGACTGGGAAATTGATAAAAGATTACTGAAGATTGGAGAAAGAATTGCATCAGGATCTTGTGGCGATTT GTATCGTGGGATGTATCTTGGTATGGATGTTGCAATCAAGGTCCTTAGATCTGAGCATTTGAATGACACATTGGAAGATGAGTTCGCTCAAGAAATAGCAATTTTGAA GCAAGTTCAGCACAGAAATGTTGTTCGTTTCATTGGTGCATGCACAAATTCGCCTCATTTGTGTATAATTACAG AATTCATGCCTGGTGGGAGCTTGTATGAGTACCTGCATAAAAACCATGTTGTATTGAAGCTCTCGCAATTGCTAAGCTTTGCAATTGATGTCTGCAAAGGAATGGAGTACTTGCATCAAAACAATATCATTCACAGGGATTTGAAGGCGGCAAATTTACTTATGGATTCAGACAAT GTTGTTAAAGTGGCAGATTTTGGTGTTGCACGTTTCCAAAATAATGGAGGTGTCATGACAGCTGAGACTGGAACATATAGATGGATGGCTCCTGAG atcaTCAATCATCAGCCCTACGATCAGAAAGCAGATGTGTTTAGTTTTGCCATTGTTATTTGGGAGCTTTTAACAGCAAAG GTTCCATATGATACCATGACTCCACTACAAGCTGCACTAGGAGTAAGACAG GGCCTCCGACCTGAGCTTCCAGAAAATGCACACCCGAGGCTATTAGACTTGATGCAGAGATGTTGGGTGGACATCCCTAGTGATAGACCCAGCTTCTCTGAGATTAAAGTTGAGCTTGAACTACTCTTACATGAAATTGAG AATACTATAGAGGCATCAAAAGGGAGCTGA
- the LOC101262613 gene encoding SKP1-interacting partner 15, whose protein sequence is MEFSPLNRLPQDTLHQIFSHLTLREIIVSKCVCKCLNATLSSPAFLHLISTQQPPLSLLALRPSHRTHTHTHNNSSSHCALHVFDTMLNYWFRFPLSFLPFRSHYPITSSHGLLYLWAEGPTSVSPPGNNSKTLIVCNPLTRQFKLLPQLGSAWCKHGSVLVGSPNQVLVLTELAAIYFSGSTTSNNWLKFSSNLPSKPRSPILISDTILALCDVGSPWRSQWKLFRSTVKDLQFSQQWTRLEKHEWGDIFDIMKRPRLLAGKNDKVLMIGGLKSSYSLHSTCSTILILRLDMESLEWEEAGRMPPEMFRYFQDSSKFKVFGGGSRVCFSGKRVGRLALWEENERGKGEWRWISGVPGNSDGLYRGFVFEARLNAVP, encoded by the coding sequence ATGGAGTTTTCACCTCTGAATCGTCTACCTCAAGATACCCTTCATCAGATCTTCTCCCATTTAACTCTCCGTGAAATCATCGTTTCCAAGTGTGTCTGCAAATGTCTCAACGCTACTCTCTCTTCTCCGGCGTTCCTCCACCTTATCTCCACCCAACAACCACCTCTCTCCCTCCTTGCCCTCCGACCATCTCACCGTACCCATACTCATACACACAACAATTCATCTTCTCATTGTGCACTTCATGTGTTCGACACCATGCTTAACTACTGGTTCCGATTCCCTCTTTCTTTCCTTCCGTTCAGATCTCACTACCCCATCACTTCCTCTCATGGTCTTCTCTATCTCTGGGCTGAAGGACCCACTTCTGTTTCACCTCCTGGTAACAACAGCAAAACCCTAATCGTGTGTAACCCTTTAACTCGTCAATTTAAGCTGCTTCCTCAATTGGGTTCAGCTTGGTGCAAACATGGGTCGGTTCTTGTGGGTTCACCTAATCAAGTTCTAGTCTTGACTGAGCTAGCTGCTATTTACTTCTCTGGGTCGACAACTTCCAATAATTGGCTGAAATTCTCATCAAATTTACCATCAAAGCCTAGGAGTCCAATCTTGATTTCTGATACCATTTTAGCCCTTTGTGATGTTGGATCCCCGTGGAGGTCTCAATGGAAGCTGTTTAGGTCAACAGTTAAGGATTTGCAGTTTAGTCAACAATGGACTAGATTAGAAAAACATGAATGGGGtgatatttttgatataatgaaACGCCCTAGATTGCTTGCTGGTAAAAATGATAAGGTGTTGATGATTGGTGGTTTGAAGTCGTCCTATTCGTTGCATAGCACGTGCTCGACAATTTTGATACTTAGATTGGATATGGAGTCTTTGGAATGGGAAGAAGCTGGGCGAATGCCGCCTGAGATGTTTAGGTATTTTCAAGATTCTAGTAAGTTTAAGGTGTTTGGTGGAGGGAGTAGAGTTTGTTTTTCGGGTAAGAGGGTGGGAAGATTGGCACTTTGGGAAGAAAATGAGCGTGGGAAAGGGGAATGGAGGTGGATCAGTGGCGTCCCAGGGAATAGTGATGGACTTTATCGTGGATTTGTGTTTGAGGCTCGGCTAAATGCGGTGCCTTAG